A stretch of the Malus sylvestris chromosome 10, drMalSylv7.2, whole genome shotgun sequence genome encodes the following:
- the LOC126584416 gene encoding probable disease resistance protein At1g58602 yields MAENVVTFLLERLDDMLREEANNLIKIPKQVKLLQKELEQMRSFLKDADSRQEGNDTVRPFFAQVRDAAYDAEDVIDTFYDKIEDIKAHIAQLTQNLETFGIKRQVEEVSSSSENGLKTLRRTYSREDDQRNFVGLGEDADRLSSQLVRQGSSRFVSICGMGGLGKTTLAKKVYHHDKRCLVVLDDIWDANTLTALSSGFPAYNVKAETKMLLTSRNKDVAYRADPKGFLYEPACLSEDAAWELFQKVVFEHADHQQATRPGSSNNAFITVGNKKKLGNEMVPHCKGLPFAIVVLGGVLASKDYIDEWETVHKNIKSQLKKYIGSNEDSLGPMDLLALSYDDLPYQLKPCFLHLGQFSEDFEMPTRRLINMWVADVRNIDTTR; encoded by the exons ATGGCTGAAAACGTTGTCACTTTTCTTTTGGAAAGGCTCGATGATATGCTCAGGGAAGAAGCCAACAACTTGATCAAGATCCCCAAACAAGTTAAGCTGTTGCAGAAAGAGCTAGAGCAGATGCGGAGCTTCCTAAAAGATGCAGATTCAAGACAAGAAGGAAATGATACTGTACGTCCGTTCTTTGCTCAAGTCAGAGATGCTGCTTATGATGCGGAAGATGTTATCGATACGTTTTACGACAAA ATTGAGGACATCAAGGCTCACATTGCTCAGTTGACGCAGAATTTAGAAACGTTTGGCATAAAGAGACAAGTAGAAGAGGTCTCGAGCTCTTCCGAAAATGGCCTCAAGACATTACGCCGCACTTATTCTCGCGAGGATGATCAGAGAAATTTTGTGGGATTGGGGGAAGATGCGGATAGGCTGTCGTCTCAACTTGTAAGACAAGGAAGCAGTCGATTTGTTTCGATATGTGGTATGGGAGGTCTGGGGAAGACCACTCTTGCTAAGAAGGTTTACCATCACGATAAG AGATGCTTGGTGGTTCTTGATGACATCTGGGATGCTAATACGTTGACAGCGCTAAGTTCTGGTTTTCCAGCGTACAATGTTAAAGCGGAAACAAAAATGTTACTCACATCTCGCAACAAAGATGTAGCATATCGTGCGGATCCGAAAGGTTTCCTCTACGAACCAGCTTGTCTAAGCGAAGATGCCGCCTGGGAACTGTTTCAGAAGGTAGTATTTGAACATGCAG ATCATCAACAAGCTACGAGGCCTGGCAGTTCGAACAACGCTTTTATAACTGTGGGAAACAAGAAAAAGCTAGGGAATGAAATGGTACCACATTGTAAAGGTCTGCCATTTGCTATTGTGGTTCTTGGTGGTGTTTTGGCATCAAAAGATTACATTGATGAATGGGAGACAGTACATAAAAACATCAAATCACAGCTGAAAAAATACATAGGCAGCAATGAAGATTCGTTGGGACCTATGGATCTGTTAGCGCTAAGTTACGATGATTTGCCATATCAGTTGAAACCATGCTTCCTTCATTTAGGCCAATTCTCAGAGGATTTCGAGATGCCAACAAGGAGACTAATCAATATGTGGGTTGCAGATGTTAGGAATATCGatactacaagatag